Sequence from the Mytilus galloprovincialis chromosome 13, xbMytGall1.hap1.1, whole genome shotgun sequence genome:
GATGCCAATTCGAGTTTTTTAAATAGACATGATCATTACTGTGATTTTGATGGGTGTCGCCCTATCAAATCACAATACATGACTAATTAAATCATGtgttaaaatcaaattcattTGTTATCTGCAATAACTTTTCCTGATGATAACATAATATGAAAGGGAATTTTCATTAACCACGTGtaaacacaaattaaaataaatgtagcttaaacatgttaaagatgaACAAAACAGATTTCTCTGATAAAGAACTAACTATTTCTGCTGGAATAACAGTTGCAAGTTCACTTCTTTCTATCATTGGCGGTTTATTGATAATATGGTCATATTCGAGAATCACAGAAACTCAAAATCGAGTCAGAGATTTATTGGTTGCTCTGACAATAGCTGACATTTGCATTGCATTTGGAAATGGCGTGGGAGGTGTACAGTTTTATTACTTGGATTCAAAACAGTCTCTTTCAAGTAATGCTGTGTGTGTTGGACAAAGTTTTATTACCACTTCTTTCAGTATCTCCTCATTTCTGTGGATTCTATCAATAGCGATGTATCTTTTTCGATGTGTTTGGATACAGGAAGACCCGCTTTTAACCAGAAAAACAATGAAACTCATTCATGTTATTGTATGGGGAATACCAGGTATGTAAGTCAgcaagaattattaaaaatgatgtttgttttgataaaatcattattattttgtGGGAAGTTAGATATGTTAAAATTACATTACATGAAACCTAGATAAGTCGTTATAGTCAACTAGTGTATGCACTTTTATCTAAAATTACAGGTTATAATACAGAACTAGTGGTAAAAATTTATATTccaatatttttctgttttccttTTCAGTTTGTCCGTACCTTCCACAATTCAAACTTTTCAGGGTATATATGACCTTTAAGAGACACATCCCTCCTTCATACGGGGTCTTTAATAAGTAGTGTcactttatttattatttattgtatttgtGAACTATTAACATAATTTATCGTCCCTCGtttgttattcttatttttaaaatgtcctAAAACATCAAGGCCAATCTAAACAAAACTTGATCAATTGATCTTTGAGGTAATTGTCTCTTACAAGTCTGTAtgaagtttatatatataattatctctTTCGGGTGATTTAAATCAACCCAGTAATTGAAAAAGAATATCAGGTGTAATCATGGTTGGTTATAACTTCCTTATTGATAATTAAACAAACAACCTTTGAAAACGATCATCATGTGCTAATCTGCAAAATAAACCTGTAAAAATAATCGTCCTCTTGTTTTCTTAGTTGATCGTTGTCTACTGCTGGTCTTTTCGTCGTTTGTAGTTTTCCCCATGgtatttcatgtatctttatcCACTCATGACGTATAGACAATATTCTTATCCATTTCTTGTCAAATGTCTTGGAAACTTGGTAAAGATCTTCAAAATTAGTCATGAGACCAGAAATGATCGTCAATGATTCCATACCGTATAGTCCAGAGCACCATGAGATGATCCCAGGTGTTGGTAGGGTATGTGTTTTTCAGTCTTTTGTTTCTGTGTTGTGCAATGTATTAtgttattttaattcttttttgtttatttataaggtCTTAGAGCTATCAGTTTATATTGGATTGATGAGTTTCAAAGTCACTTTGATATCTTTTGCTTGTCTGTGAACtaagtaaaataaatgaaatgcaCTGCACTGCAACTCACAAATTTCAACATAGCGGTAGTCGTAAGATTGTCAACATCCGATAAACTGTACTTAAAATTAACTGTTATCTTTATTTAAATTCTTTAGGTGTAATTACATTAACAGCATATTTATATGACAAGCTTGGTAATGGTACTTACTCCATAAATGGCGTATGGTGTTGGTTAAAGGTTCCAGTAGATACAAAATGGGGATTATTCTGGATGCTTGTGACGGGCAAAGGATGGGAAGTCATCACATATGTTGTAATTGCAATTTTGTatataatgatgaaaataaaaacatatagacAAGTGAGTAAACTCATGTACGGTCTCCAAAATTGCATGTAAGCAATTGTATGTacactaaacaaaacaaatacgtAATAACCAGCTTGAAGCAGGTGTcaaataacaaattgaatatCACTGACTGAAAACGTAAACAACTATGCTAAACAATTGAAATGTAAAGATAACAATTAAATTAGATTAACATGTGATGATCTGGACGAAATCCCTATTCGGATTATATGTAAATGAAAAGCGAAGGGCATTTCATTGCAAGAATGCAAAAATGTCGACGCCATTGTGTACTTCCTTAAAACGACCGCATTCGAAATAAAGAAGCATCGTCcatgtatagattttttttacattttgtaagaGTAAAAGAATTGTGTCTTTAAATCTGAAATACAAGTGACAGGAATCTAAATTTTAAGAACGAAAATAGCAGCAGGCAGAATAAaacaatttcagtaaaatatCGGAACGACAGCTGTAAGATTCAGGCAAACAAAAAGTAGTGGGGTAATATAACGATTAATACAATAAACCTAAACAATTTTGCGCAACTTCATGTGGAACATGTTGCAAAAGGGCAAATCGCGAAGGACAGACTCTTTTCCAAGACGGGTAgcctttatgttattttttgtaatgtacATTCTAGATAAGTTTCTTCAACTCGACTTGCTTGTTCAAAACCTataaaaaaggggcgaaagataccagaggaacattgaaactcaaagatcgaaaataaacaaacaacgtCATGGCTCAAAAAGGTAAAAGACAAAaggacaaacaacagtacacaagacacaacatagaaaactaaagacttagcaaaaagtaaaatcacaaaaaatactgaactccgaggaaatttcaaaacggaaattcccgtatcaaatgataaaacacatcctAACGtgctacaggcattttcaaatgtagaaaatggtggattgaacctggttttatagcgctaaacctctcatttatatgacagtcgcatcacattccattatattcagaacgatgcgtgaacaaaacagacataataggtgaaattgtcaaaatatgggtacagtaGTCATCACTGTGTCCCAAtctcaaaacaataaatatttattaaagaagcataaaagcatctatcaaatttaacatcaACACCGgacattcattgcttcgcgtgtttgacgtcagaaaatgtaaacgtcaccCAGGAAGAAATAcgaaacacgaaccccaacaaaactgGGGTGATCTTTACACTAcagtacaacaaaaaaaaacatacatgtgatataaaacaaaatggttaaCAATTTAGTGTGAACTTTTGTGTTTTCAGGGAAGACGGTTTAATAGGAACGTTCTTCAGTGGAACCAAATCAGTAATGAACTGAGACGAGAAGATGAAATATACTGTATCAGCTGTCTTATCATTTACTGTCTACGCATGTGGGGGATTATACGATTGGTTCTAGGATTGGTTAGAACCGATATACCATTTAATAACTACTGTTATGACCATGTCATAAAACAAGCTTTATTATTTCTACATTCATATGGAGACAGTGCGCAGGCATTTTGGAATTTTATTCTTTTCTGTTTATGTGACAAAACCGTTCGTACACATGTAAAATTAGCTTTTTGTAGAAGGAAATTAAACAGGTTGGgtgaaaacataaaacaaaataatgagaGAACTTCGTTTTTCTAACTTATTTCCAGTTTTGTTTCTTTCTAAATATAATATATGGGTTATATGAGTCTATAGTATTGTTTGTCATTAATTTACCCATTATCATTGCTCTTGACTCGCATAATTTTGAACAGAGAAAGATTCAAAGAACCGTTCTTCATTACAAACAACTAAACTCTGACAATCATTTTAATCATGGACCCATTATTTTATACGATTTGGAGCATAATCATTGCATGCATTAATTTATTTCACTTTGGTCTGCATCCTAAAAATAACCtttaagggttgacaatttgGATGGTCACCTTGTCAACGGCATATAATTCAAAATACCGAAATGTATTTGCTAGATTAGTTAACtttgttattggttttgaactTGCTGTAAGTAAATTCAAGGTATCTCAGATCTGTATTTAtaatctttttgttgttgggatgtacacgTACCCAGTCACGTCAAcactgtgtttttgttagatgtatttctatttgtatccatctaatgACTTAAgtatttttcaactgatttgtatcgTTCGTTCTCATGTTTTACTGTTACattactgtcccaggttaggggagggtttggatcccgctaacatgtttaaccccgccacaatatgtatgtatatgcctgtctcaagtcatgagcctgtaatttagtagttgtcgtttgttgctaagttacaaatttgtttttcgttcacttttgGATATTGATTATGcaatagttttcttgtttaaaaaagaggggcgaaagatagtCAAACTTTTAGAtcaaaaataatctgacaacgccatggctaaaaatcaaaaagacaaacaaatatagtacacatgacacaacattgtaaactatagactaagcaacacgaaccccacccaaaactgggggtgatctcagctgCTCCAGATGGGTAGGCAaatactgctccacatgttgcacccgtcgtgttgcttatgttattacaaacacggaaaatggtctaattcggtaggtcaaattcataaAAGGGGAAGGGGAtcgtagttacgatgtaaggaacatatcagatatcatctgtgaaacggttattccataacggtaaaccaactcgtgatggcgttcataaaatttacgaagggaaggtattgttttacatttgtcatttcggtgccttttatagctgactatgcagtatgggctttgttcttTGTAGAAGGCCATACGGGACCTACAtttgttagtgttagtgttattTGGACTATTGTGATAAGTTGTATTGTTGGAAAGCATTTGAACATGGTTATACTACGGTTGCCTTAATATTAAACACATCTTCTTGTATATTAAGTTATCGTCTAAATATGATTTGAACAGTTATAGGAGTAACAATATCTGTATACATTTGCAATCAATACTGATCTTCAAGATATTTTAATGTCCATAACACATCTTCTAGTGATGCTTAAAAGTTCCTTAAATTCACGCTTATAACTAATAAACATGTACCTAGAATCTGCAACATAAATTGACATCattgaaatgcctgtaccaaatcaggaatatgacagttggtgtccattcgtttgatgtgtttgagcttttgattttgccatttgattagggactttccttttttaattttcctcagagttcagtatttttgtgattttttttttcttaaacactTTGTCACCCTGGCATTCTTGTTAGtcctttgacctataattgttatctttttatacattgtgacctagatggagagttgtttcattggcaattgtacAACATCTTATTCATATAGTCATTCTATACAAATGGCTTTGGACATGATTGATATGTCCAAGTTTGTAAATTAACCagttatatgaagaaaaaaaagtaaaatcacaaaaatacttaactctgaGGAAataaaaaacggaaagtcccctaTCAAATgataaattcaaatgacaaaacacatcaaacgaatggacaacaactgccatattcctgacttggtacaggcattttcagtttagaaaatgatggattgaacctggtttgatagcgctaaacctctcacttgtacaataaaattaacggtaccaattttcttgcaccagatgcgcatttcgacaatacaggtctcttcagtgatgctcgtggccaaaatatttgaaatccaaagcttatataaaagatgaagagctataatccaaaaggtccaaaaagtatagtacaCCAGTCacgtcaaattccattatattgacaacgatgtgtgaacaaaatgtcacatatATGGGTACAAAAACAACAGGAACCCCATCAAAATCTTGGGGGGGATTTCgtgaagggttagcagatcctactccacatgtagcacctgtTGTGTTTCTTATGAAAGTATACTATTTAAACtaaaatattcaattaaatgAGTTTCACAGTGTAAATAGTACCTTTGTCAGTGTAATGTTATCTTGTGATAAATAGCTAATTTAAGATTCAGTCATACTCTTGAAACTTATATCTGGTTGCaattataaacaaagaaatatCTGTATGGAATGTCttatttatttctattcattTGATTATTATTTCATACACATATATTGCACAGTTcttcaaataaatatttcatgtaaCATACTACATGTATAGCAATTAACTATCATGCAATTAATCATACACAGTACTGTGTATGTCCACATTGTAACCTAGGCTCAGTGACTCAGTTAGTTATGTGtacatttcatttagttttatcAAATGTATTTATCACTTCAACTAGAATATTATTCAACAAATCCAATACTATGAAATGGTATATTTTACTGTTTGTACTTTTTAACATAAggtcaaaataaatattgaacttttatcatatatctACAAGTAcataagaaaaatattatttcttaATCTTAACAAAATGCTatgtaattttttatattaatccaTTCAATTGGAAGACAAATTTTTATCTGGGGTGTTTTTGAATTGACAAACAGTGTTATGGATATATCTTCCTCTGTTTGATACAGTATTCGTCCTATTTCaaggaattttgaaaaaaaacctataaaattacaatactaatcttacaaaatttaaatcaataaaagcaTGACATCGTCAGTATTTATATGAACATTATACAGTATTTATTCCTTGTCTTTCAGTTTGTTCTATTGTTTGCTGTAGATTGGTATCAAACAGGTCACatctgaaaagacaaaaataagtttattaaatagagtAATGGGCAATATGCTGTTCACCTTATGCCTATGCAACTTATACCATCATATGTTTAGGTCAATGTGCCCTTCATCGTTCATCAGAATGCTTAGAATTTGTAAACATAATTTCAACTATTTGcttgaaatataacattttttttttaaataaaaagcaaCTACTTCTAcatgaatttaagaaaataacttATGACGTAATATTAGAAATAACCAAACAGTCACAGACACTTTAAAAATTTTTATATTGGCCAAGAGTCTTAAAAAAATTTTCATCCTCTCCTTACAGATAAATATGTCAAACATTTCATTTGAGAATATAAGTTTTTCAGAAGCACTTCATTCTTAAAATGAGTTCAAGATCAATGCTTTAACaacttaaaaattacaaaaatcattacattcttataaatatatgttCCTGGTATAGCTATGAAATTATACCCCATTGCAGATTGTTCGTTTGTTTTCCTATGCATTGTTGTGACTTTGTACTGAGAAGCACATACTGTCATGAATATTGAATtaattgaaaaatacattttgaaatttcaatttcttGTGATTGCTTTCAGCTAATCAAAATAACAGATTATGAAGCTATTATACTCGAAACTACAGATATCTAGAATATCAACAACTTATCCATTAAATTTGTCCCAATGCTAGAGCCCGGTAACAAGGAGGATCTTTTAACTATAGAATATAACTAACTGTTAACTTCCTTACCTTATAGGCATATCCAAGGAataaaatggattttttaaaGCAAAGTCAGCATAAATCTCATAAAGTCTTTTAATAAACACATCAACACCAGTTTGTCTAGGATCTGCTATCACAATAAATTTTAttcctgtaaaataaaatatttaatcatgataatacagtTGAAAAACTAAATTTCAACAATAACAAAGACCAacccaaaaaaataaatgtgtttaatgtcATGGAAAATGCCCATACagttatttctgtgtcatttggtctcttgtgaagagttgtatcatcggcaatcataccacatcttcatttttttatttatacatgtttcagTGAAGAATGCAAAGATTTTGGTCAATTTCAAACAAACTTTTAGACCAGCAAATATTAAACACATTCATATCAACtactttaaacaaacttatttatcACAGATATTTCATCACTTTAACTTCACCATTTTCAAATCTACCTAAAGTAGTTTAATGATCCACATTTTAACTATTAAAGTGAATATTCTTATTAGCATTATTTAATCCTGAAAGTCGCAAAAATTAATGGCTTGtgaaattagttggtttacagtagatAATTTGTGTTTATGAACACCACCTGTCATGTAAACATTTATTTGGTACTGACCTGTGCTCCATATTCTACTcacaacaataagtcaaatgatgAAATTTTTGTTCACTTGTAGTCTAATTAATTAATGCGGGTCTCACTATTTAGCAACAAGAAGTgtcaagaagcgtcaagaagcaacaagaagaataattttggcaacaagaagcgacaagatacaattttatttattaaatataaagaaatatgcatttcatttttttttttaatatacaggcagaaataaattgattattttttttattatactgatagatgaagaaattaaacatttgtaagGCCTAGAAGGAAAGGGATTGTGTAGTTTCATTAAATATAGAGAATATGTTTAAGGTAATGTATGTATTTGTTTTCAGCAATGACAGAGTATGAATAAACGAATGGAGATAAATATAGAGTGGGCATAATAGAATATAACCTCTTGATTCATTTGCTTAATGCTATGCTCTAACTGTACTCTTGTTATGACAATGCGATGCTTTCTGACATTTTTGTTGAAACCACTGTTCACATTTTTCACAAAACACACCATGGGCACATTTGAGTGCAGTTTTTTAAGCAGTTACCATAGGGGTGTGACATTT
This genomic interval carries:
- the LOC143056273 gene encoding G-protein coupled receptor 157-like; this encodes MLKMNKTDFSDKELTISAGITVASSLLSIIGGLLIIWSYSRITETQNRVRDLLVALTIADICIAFGNGVGGVQFYYLDSKQSLSSNAVCVGQSFITTSFSISSFLWILSIAMYLFRCVWIQEDPLLTRKTMKLIHVIVWGIPGVITLTAYLYDKLGNGTYSINGVWCWLKVPVDTKWGLFWMLVTGKGWEVITYVVIAILYIMMKIKTYRQGRRFNRNVLQWNQISNELRREDEIYCISCLIIYCLRMWGIIRLVLGLVRTDIPFNNYCYDHVIKQALLFLHSYGDSAQAFWNFILFCLCDKTVRTHVKLAFCRRKLNRLGENIKQNNERTSFF